One window of Phycisphaeraceae bacterium genomic DNA carries:
- a CDS encoding DUF262 domain-containing protein codes for MGKAERTVEELVSMIESKELRLPEMQRRYVWKATRVRDLLDSLYRGYPSGAILVWEAEGQVPERSFAVEQSKNTVQSGLLLLDGQQRLTSLSAVVRGVPVTVRGRSRPIDILFNLDHSDKLTYVTEVHEEDDDESEVDDEFGADATEDDLQKRLSEMAFVVETRQLAARPNWVSVTDVFKTADNASFLKRAGVKDFDDPRFTLYNDRLNKLRAIRKYMYRIDILERSMSYEEVTEIFVRVNSLGAKLRSSDLAMAQITAKWPQSLKVLEEFQESCAKAGFELELGIVLKNLVAFATGQSRFKVVGNLSIDRIKSAWKPSTQGMEYAINFSRSNAGISGHALLSSPYLLIALAVFAEKSKYQLSQADEASLRYWLLAANAKGRYSRGSSETILDQDLATIASGRGPLGLIERAESAFGRLSVLPTDLAGRNQRSALFKTMFLAFHAAGAMDWEQAVRISLAHRGKMQWLQFHHIFPRAVLKGVYKPVEINDICNLAFIGGRTNRRISSKEPAVYLAALLDKHGPKQLEAQCIPTDRALYAIDRFPEFLEARRQLVAARLNDFLESARTLR; via the coding sequence ATGGGAAAGGCCGAACGGACCGTCGAAGAGCTCGTGAGCATGATCGAGAGCAAGGAGCTCCGACTCCCCGAGATGCAACGCCGCTATGTCTGGAAGGCGACTCGCGTGCGCGACCTCCTGGACTCTCTTTACCGTGGCTATCCCTCTGGCGCCATTCTCGTCTGGGAGGCCGAGGGGCAGGTGCCCGAGCGTTCGTTCGCGGTTGAGCAGTCCAAGAACACCGTTCAGTCCGGCCTGCTCCTTCTCGACGGCCAGCAACGCCTGACGTCACTCTCGGCCGTGGTCCGAGGGGTTCCGGTGACCGTCCGCGGCCGCAGCCGCCCCATCGACATCCTCTTCAACCTCGACCATTCCGACAAGTTGACCTACGTCACCGAAGTCCACGAGGAGGACGACGACGAGTCCGAAGTCGACGATGAGTTCGGTGCCGACGCCACCGAGGACGACCTCCAGAAGCGATTGAGTGAGATGGCGTTCGTGGTGGAAACCCGCCAGCTCGCGGCTCGCCCGAACTGGGTGAGCGTCACGGATGTCTTCAAGACCGCGGACAACGCCTCATTCCTGAAACGCGCCGGCGTCAAGGACTTCGACGACCCGCGATTCACGCTCTACAACGATCGCCTGAACAAGCTCCGCGCCATCCGCAAATACATGTACCGCATCGACATCCTCGAGCGCTCCATGTCCTATGAGGAAGTGACCGAGATCTTCGTCCGCGTGAACTCACTCGGGGCGAAGCTCCGAAGCTCTGACCTGGCCATGGCACAGATCACGGCAAAGTGGCCCCAGTCTCTCAAGGTCCTTGAAGAGTTCCAGGAGTCCTGCGCAAAGGCCGGGTTCGAACTGGAACTCGGCATCGTCCTCAAGAACCTGGTCGCGTTCGCCACCGGTCAAAGCCGCTTCAAGGTCGTCGGCAACCTCTCGATCGATCGGATCAAGTCCGCGTGGAAGCCGAGCACTCAGGGAATGGAGTACGCCATCAACTTCAGCCGCAGCAACGCCGGGATCAGCGGCCACGCACTGCTCTCCTCGCCCTACCTTCTGATTGCGCTCGCCGTCTTCGCAGAGAAGTCGAAGTACCAACTCTCGCAGGCCGACGAGGCATCCCTCCGGTACTGGCTGCTCGCCGCGAACGCCAAGGGCCGATATTCCCGGGGCTCCTCCGAGACGATCCTCGACCAGGATCTCGCGACCATCGCGTCCGGACGCGGACCACTGGGGCTCATCGAGCGGGCCGAGTCTGCGTTCGGGCGCCTCAGCGTCCTGCCCACCGACCTCGCTGGCCGGAACCAACGAAGCGCCCTCTTCAAGACCATGTTTCTGGCTTTCCACGCCGCCGGCGCCATGGACTGGGAACAAGCGGTTCGCATCTCGCTCGCTCACCGGGGCAAGATGCAATGGCTCCAGTTTCACCACATCTTCCCGCGCGCGGTTCTGAAGGGCGTTTATAAACCCGTCGAGATCAACGACATCTGCAATCTGGCGTTCATAGGGGGCCGCACAAACCGGCGCATCAGCAGCAAGGAGCCTGCGGTGTATCTCGCCGCTCTGCTCGATAAGCACGGCCCGAAACAGCTCGAAGCGCAGTGCATCCCCACCGATCGGGCCCTCTACGCCATTGACCGCTTCCCGGAGTTCCTCGAAGCACGCCGCCAGCTCGTTGCGGCACGGCTCAACGACTTCCTTGAGAGTGCCAGAACACTGCGGTGA
- a CDS encoding helix-turn-helix domain-containing protein, translated as MRSDTSARPSPTDPALLDLHTAAQRLGLSHRTVWEMAKKGTLPTVRIGRRVLINARALDKWISARTKGGAA; from the coding sequence ATGCGAAGCGATACCTCTGCACGTCCCTCCCCCACCGACCCAGCTCTGCTTGATCTGCACACGGCCGCGCAACGCCTCGGCCTGAGTCACCGGACGGTTTGGGAGATGGCTAAGAAGGGCACGCTCCCCACAGTTCGAATCGGCCGGCGCGTGCTCATAAACGCCCGAGCTCTCGACAAGTGGATCTCCGCCCGAACAAAGGGAGGCGCGGCATGA
- a CDS encoding site-specific integrase produces the protein MHIPKEGESMSSIIRDPEGRKRITFGPVDARRTIRLGKCGIGDAEKFRVRVDALISARALNQSPDASTAEWLRGLPAAMHERLVRVGLADPRVAPESTSLGSLLDRFVNAGVIKASTRAAYRQATESLRKHLGADTPVDALTPSDADRWRKAIADEGLAPATVAKRVNIAKAIFRKAVRWEIIDASPFEDLRSGSQCNPDRAYYVSTECIRAVLDACPDHHWRAIIALARFAGLRCPSEHLGLKWSDVNWERARLTVRSPKTAAHEGHAQRVVPIAPELFGILTALFDGAEPGTDAMLPRLREPGVNLRTTFQKIIVRAGEPVWPRLFHNLRASCATDWVERFPAHAVAKWLGHSPMIAAQHYLQTRDAHFDLAAGLTPSGAESGAPAAQNEAQHPPAPNRKDSKERLEVSVESGFMRDPAINRESTRNKKVGATGLEPVTSAM, from the coding sequence ATGCACATACCGAAGGAGGGTGAATCAATGTCCAGCATCATCCGTGATCCCGAAGGCCGCAAGCGCATCACGTTCGGGCCCGTCGATGCACGCCGCACGATCCGACTCGGAAAGTGCGGCATCGGCGACGCCGAGAAGTTCCGAGTCCGCGTGGATGCGCTCATCTCGGCCCGCGCCCTGAACCAGTCCCCTGACGCTTCCACCGCCGAGTGGCTCCGGGGTCTCCCCGCCGCCATGCACGAGCGGCTTGTCCGCGTCGGGCTCGCCGATCCCCGCGTGGCCCCCGAATCGACCTCGCTCGGCTCGCTGCTCGATCGGTTCGTGAACGCGGGCGTGATCAAAGCATCGACCCGAGCGGCATACCGACAGGCGACGGAGAGTCTCCGCAAACATCTCGGTGCCGATACCCCCGTTGACGCGCTCACGCCCTCAGATGCCGACCGCTGGCGCAAGGCGATCGCGGACGAGGGGCTCGCCCCTGCCACTGTTGCGAAACGAGTGAACATCGCGAAAGCTATCTTCCGCAAGGCAGTTCGGTGGGAGATCATCGACGCGAGCCCCTTTGAAGACCTCCGCTCCGGCTCTCAATGCAACCCCGACCGGGCGTACTACGTCTCAACAGAGTGCATCCGCGCCGTCCTGGATGCCTGCCCCGATCATCACTGGCGAGCGATCATCGCACTGGCAAGGTTCGCGGGGCTCCGCTGTCCATCCGAGCACTTGGGATTGAAGTGGTCGGACGTGAACTGGGAGCGGGCTCGCCTCACGGTTCGGAGCCCGAAGACCGCAGCCCACGAGGGACACGCCCAGCGCGTGGTGCCGATCGCCCCGGAACTCTTTGGCATCCTCACCGCGCTCTTCGACGGTGCCGAGCCAGGCACCGACGCCATGCTTCCTCGCCTCCGCGAGCCGGGCGTGAACCTCCGCACGACGTTTCAGAAGATCATCGTTCGCGCGGGCGAACCCGTCTGGCCGCGGCTCTTCCACAATCTCCGGGCCTCATGCGCCACCGATTGGGTTGAACGGTTCCCCGCCCACGCCGTCGCCAAATGGCTCGGCCACTCCCCGATGATCGCGGCCCAGCACTACCTCCAGACCCGCGATGCACACTTCGACCTCGCGGCTGGACTCACGCCAAGCGGCGCAGAATCCGGCGCACCTGCGGCGCAAAACGAGGCGCAGCACCCACCGGCCCCGAATCGCAAGGACTCGAAGGAACGTCTGGAAGTCTCGGTTGAGAGTGGGTTTATGCGTGATCCTGCGATCAATCGCGAATCGACGCGAAACAAGAAAGTGGGCGCAACAGGACTCGAACCTGTGACCTCGGCTATGTGA